In Nitrosarchaeum koreense MY1, one genomic interval encodes:
- a CDS encoding HD domain-containing protein, translating into MDVVNLLKKEVRGLIDNDSAHDFAHIMRVYKNAQMICKKERVNKKLVLCAVLLHDIVSYPKSDKRSKLSSIQSAAKSKKILKKFNFDNEEIQIISDAIHDHSFSQNKIPSTIVGKILQDADRLDAIGAIGIARVFAVGGSEKRPFYNVKDPFCKNRLPDDKIWTLDHFYQKLLQLESLMNTQSGKIEAKKRTKILNNFLNQLKNEIQ; encoded by the coding sequence ATGGACGTTGTAAATTTGTTAAAAAAGGAAGTACGAGGGTTAATAGATAATGATTCTGCACACGACTTTGCTCATATAATGCGTGTGTATAAAAATGCCCAAATGATATGTAAAAAAGAACGAGTAAACAAAAAACTTGTTCTCTGCGCAGTTTTACTTCACGATATAGTCTCATATCCAAAGTCTGACAAACGCTCAAAACTTTCTTCAATACAAAGTGCTGCAAAATCAAAAAAAATTTTAAAAAAATTTAATTTTGATAATGAAGAAATTCAAATAATTTCTGATGCCATACATGATCATAGTTTCTCTCAAAATAAAATTCCTTCAACAATAGTTGGTAAAATTCTTCAGGATGCCGATAGATTGGATGCCATTGGAGCGATAGGAATTGCTCGAGTTTTTGCAGTTGGTGGTTCTGAAAAAAGACCATTTTATAATGTAAAAGATCCATTTTGTAAAAATAGACTTCCAGACGATAAAATTTGGACCCTGGATCATTTTTATCAAAAACTGCTCCAATTGGAATCCCTCATGAATACACAATCTGGTAAAATTGAGGCTAAAAAAAGAACCAAAATTTTGAATAATTTTTTGAATCAACTAAAAAATGAAATTCAATAG
- a CDS encoding ATPase V: MLIFLTGKSNHDYIHNLTDGFVLNQILASLEKLVVKLRQKKQQATNLRKQSERQLQQLRSLERRSSSGLHSIDRKIESEKEDVTDVSGVLNQKTSQLESIERLIASANERLNSEKESLTNFEQELEFAKNPEEEQNAKFRINTIQDHIQELESEIKIREKMAKKITDEVAQINDVKSKISTKIQKQAKSKPSLREKMSASRKAAEKLTKDLEKKTKAEAAAAKALEKASSTLQAILAKKRKLSKLKAAKKASKKKSKAPAKKASKKKSKAPAKKASKKKSKAPAKKASKKKSKAPAKKASKKKSKAPAKKASKKKSKAPAKKASKKKSKSRK, from the coding sequence ATGTTAATTTTCTTAACTGGTAAGTCAAATCATGATTATATTCATAACTTAACCGACGGATTTGTCTTGAATCAAATATTGGCATCACTAGAAAAATTAGTAGTTAAACTAAGACAAAAGAAACAACAAGCAACTAATTTAAGAAAACAGTCTGAAAGACAACTCCAACAGTTGCGATCACTTGAAAGAAGATCGTCATCAGGTTTACACTCTATTGATAGAAAAATTGAATCTGAAAAGGAAGATGTAACCGATGTCTCTGGAGTACTTAATCAAAAAACATCCCAATTAGAAAGTATTGAAAGATTAATTGCGTCTGCAAACGAGCGTTTAAACAGTGAAAAAGAATCTTTAACTAATTTTGAACAAGAACTGGAATTTGCTAAAAATCCCGAAGAGGAACAAAATGCAAAATTTAGAATTAATACAATTCAAGATCATATTCAGGAACTGGAATCTGAGATAAAAATCAGGGAAAAAATGGCAAAAAAGATCACCGATGAGGTCGCACAAATCAATGATGTTAAATCAAAAATAAGCACAAAAATCCAAAAACAGGCCAAATCTAAACCCTCTTTGCGAGAAAAAATGAGTGCCAGTCGTAAGGCTGCTGAAAAACTGACTAAGGATTTAGAGAAAAAAACTAAAGCTGAGGCAGCGGCTGCAAAAGCACTTGAAAAAGCGTCTTCTACTCTTCAGGCAATATTGGCTAAAAAACGAAAATTATCAAAACTAAAAGCTGCAAAGAAAGCATCAAAGAAAAAGTCCAAAGCTCCAGCAAAGAAAGCATCAAAGAAAAAGTCCAAAGCTCCAGCAAAGAAAGCATCAAAGAAAAAGTCCAAAGCTCCAGCAAAGAAAGCATCAAAGAAAAAGTCCAAAGCTCCAGCAAAGAAGGCATCAAAGAAAAAGTCCAAAGCTCCAGCAAAGAAGGCATCAAAGAAAAAGTCCAAAGCTCCAGCAAAGAAGGCATCAAAGAAAAAGTCAAAATCTAGAAAGTAA
- a CDS encoding cobalamin B12-binding domain-containing protein produces MVYIRAKKVKSDNYLYLVKSVWDSKKNTSKQEIVKYLGKASEVVKDDIPLDYRNDPKILAVLASHNPKDITKREESTKKSKQALYKKLTEGDIQSSVKIYEEYMKIFDPADFFDKILRPVMYKIGEDWANNTISIATEHVASNVAQTLVKIIMDKVSSNTNKKKILVCVPLGEEHHLGCDVLETYLSIKGFKVYNIGTSIPTESILSFIEYNKPDIVLVSITLEDNISAGQRLVKKIKDQYSIPILVGGFAFQSEKTHKFNANVIPDVNLDEIPKIIRTT; encoded by the coding sequence ATGGTATACATTAGGGCTAAAAAAGTAAAATCAGATAATTATCTATATTTAGTAAAAAGTGTCTGGGATTCTAAAAAAAATACATCAAAACAAGAAATTGTAAAATATTTAGGAAAAGCATCAGAAGTAGTTAAAGATGACATACCACTAGACTATAGAAATGATCCAAAGATTTTAGCGGTTTTGGCATCACATAATCCAAAAGATATAACAAAAAGAGAGGAATCAACAAAAAAATCAAAGCAAGCACTTTACAAAAAATTAACTGAGGGAGATATTCAATCATCTGTAAAAATTTATGAAGAATATATGAAGATTTTTGATCCAGCTGACTTTTTTGATAAGATTTTAAGACCAGTGATGTATAAAATAGGAGAAGATTGGGCAAACAATACAATCAGCATTGCAACAGAACATGTTGCAAGTAATGTTGCACAAACACTAGTTAAAATCATAATGGATAAAGTATCAAGTAATACAAACAAAAAGAAAATTCTAGTATGTGTTCCACTTGGAGAAGAGCATCATTTAGGATGTGATGTGTTAGAGACTTATCTTTCAATAAAGGGATTTAAAGTATACAACATAGGAACATCAATACCCACAGAATCAATACTTAGTTTTATTGAATATAACAAACCAGACATAGTATTGGTTTCAATAACTTTGGAAGACAACATATCAGCAGGTCAAAGATTAGTCAAAAAAATAAAAGATCAATATAGCATTCCAATATTAGTAGGCGGATTTGCATTTCAATCTGAAAAAACTCATAAATTTAATGCCAACGTTATTCCGGATGTAAATTTGGATGAAATTCCAAAGATTATCAGAACGACATAA
- a CDS encoding Lrp/AsnC family transcriptional regulator, with the protein MDDLDKEILNEIQWTFPLTPMPFDDIAKKFETTPEIIKERLVNLKKIGVLRQLSAIFDTRRLGYKSSLVAMEIESNKLEYVANQINRHPGVSHNYERDHQFNLWFTLAVPPGSDLKSEVDKFSVLKGIKKVRMLPTIQLFKIGVKLDMVDEKKHDIAPTEAKKEIKNIKFVPTEEDKEFIRELQKDMDIVDRPFLIPAKKLGLTESELFDKLKYYEEIGVMRRFAAILRHREVGFTANGMIVWNVPDDKISEVGSKLGAFPQVSHCYQRPTYPDWPYSVFSMIHCKSESEAGEVAKTIQNQINVDDYKILFSTREFKKTRVEYFVENNFTLEETISAS; encoded by the coding sequence ATGGATGATCTGGATAAGGAAATTCTTAATGAGATTCAATGGACTTTTCCACTCACCCCAATGCCTTTTGACGACATTGCAAAAAAATTTGAAACTACTCCTGAAATAATAAAAGAACGACTAGTGAATCTAAAAAAAATTGGAGTACTGCGACAGCTTAGTGCCATATTTGATACAAGACGACTTGGTTACAAAAGCTCATTGGTGGCAATGGAGATTGAATCTAATAAATTAGAATATGTGGCAAATCAAATTAATCGTCATCCTGGTGTAAGTCATAACTATGAACGGGATCATCAGTTTAATCTATGGTTTACTTTAGCTGTGCCACCTGGTTCAGATTTGAAATCTGAGGTTGACAAATTTTCTGTTTTAAAAGGGATTAAAAAAGTTAGAATGCTTCCAACAATCCAATTGTTCAAAATTGGAGTAAAACTGGATATGGTTGATGAAAAAAAACATGATATTGCACCAACTGAAGCAAAAAAAGAAATTAAAAATATAAAATTTGTTCCTACTGAAGAAGACAAAGAATTCATCCGTGAATTGCAAAAAGATATGGATATTGTTGATAGACCATTTTTAATTCCTGCAAAAAAACTCGGACTCACTGAAAGTGAATTATTTGATAAACTAAAGTATTATGAGGAAATTGGAGTTATGAGAAGATTTGCCGCAATTTTGCGACATAGGGAAGTTGGTTTTACAGCTAATGGCATGATTGTTTGGAATGTACCTGATGATAAAATTTCAGAAGTTGGTTCGAAATTAGGTGCTTTCCCTCAAGTCAGTCATTGTTACCAAAGACCAACATATCCTGATTGGCCATATAGTGTATTTTCTATGATTCATTGTAAATCTGAAAGTGAAGCAGGAGAGGTTGCAAAAACTATTCAAAATCAAATTAATGTGGATGATTACAAAATATTGTTTAGTACACGTGAATTTAAAAAGACCCGTGTTGAATATTTTGTTGAAAATAATTTTACTTTAGAAGAAACAATCTCAGCATCTTAG
- a CDS encoding NAD(P)H-binding protein: MNQKIGHPTSSGFASYSILVTGATGFIGSRLISTLASSGFTIKGMSRRKLSDTHNVKYVQADVFDVEQLEKAMIGIDIVYYLLHSMEGDKEHWREFAARERIQAQNFLKAATKANVKRIIYLGGLVNDSLELSPHMQSRKEVGEILASGGIPVTQLRASLIIGAQGGSYAMLRYLVERLRIMVTPSWVKSLAQPIAVDDVIKYLVGCMSHLETSGKIYEIGGPDKMTYEELMRVYSAYLNKNLFVIQIPFLTTRLSSYWVDLITPVKASLARPLIDSLVHDTVVNDDSITKIIPIQLKSVRESIDIATKEMRENPPEINHREEKTGFKINQKLLLGSLTVMAIIGTTHYWLDDRPEVYTPIWLLAGIIWYAGIVSAIIFVNSKTRLGFMISGVLSWITLIFWSLDNFNLVFNTSILASPPNEMFALRNFIGLAVVSIAIIASHNTFHKVIDYQNKGKPV; encoded by the coding sequence ATGAATCAAAAAATAGGTCATCCTACATCTTCTGGATTCGCTTCTTATTCCATATTAGTTACGGGTGCTACTGGATTTATTGGTTCTAGGTTAATCTCGACATTAGCTTCTTCTGGTTTTACTATTAAGGGGATGAGTAGGAGAAAGCTTTCTGATACACATAATGTAAAGTACGTCCAGGCTGATGTTTTTGATGTTGAGCAATTAGAAAAAGCAATGATTGGAATTGATATTGTCTATTACCTTCTCCATTCAATGGAAGGAGATAAGGAACATTGGAGGGAATTTGCAGCAAGAGAGCGAATTCAAGCTCAAAATTTTCTCAAAGCTGCTACCAAAGCTAATGTGAAAAGAATAATCTATCTTGGTGGGTTAGTAAATGACAGTTTGGAATTATCCCCTCACATGCAGAGCAGAAAAGAAGTTGGTGAAATACTTGCTTCTGGTGGTATTCCTGTAACTCAATTACGAGCATCTTTGATCATAGGTGCCCAAGGAGGTTCATATGCAATGCTTCGATATCTTGTAGAACGATTACGAATTATGGTTACACCGTCATGGGTAAAATCACTTGCACAACCTATTGCGGTTGATGATGTTATAAAATATCTTGTAGGTTGTATGAGTCATCTTGAAACAAGTGGTAAAATCTATGAAATTGGAGGACCAGATAAAATGACGTATGAAGAATTAATGCGTGTTTACTCTGCTTATCTAAATAAAAATCTCTTTGTAATCCAAATTCCTTTTCTAACAACTAGGCTTTCATCGTATTGGGTGGATCTAATTACTCCTGTAAAGGCTTCTCTAGCACGCCCATTGATAGATAGTTTAGTTCATGATACAGTCGTAAATGACGATTCGATTACTAAGATTATCCCAATTCAATTAAAATCAGTTAGAGAATCCATTGATATTGCAACAAAAGAGATGAGAGAAAATCCTCCCGAAATAAATCATAGAGAAGAAAAAACTGGCTTTAAAATAAATCAAAAACTCTTACTTGGTTCCCTAACTGTGATGGCAATAATTGGAACTACGCATTATTGGCTTGATGATCGGCCTGAAGTTTATACGCCAATTTGGCTTTTAGCTGGAATTATTTGGTATGCTGGAATTGTATCTGCAATTATTTTTGTTAATAGTAAAACTAGATTGGGATTTATGATCAGCGGTGTTTTATCTTGGATAACTCTGATTTTTTGGTCACTTGATAACTTCAATCTTGTTTTTAATACTTCTATATTGGCTTCACCTCCAAATGAAATGTTCGCTTTAAGGAATTTTATAGGACTTGCTGTTGTATCGATTGCAATAATTGCATCTCATAATACTTTTCACAAGGTCATTGATTATCAAAACAAAGGGAAACCTGTTTAG
- a CDS encoding deoxyribodipyrimidine photo-lyase, whose translation MSKYNKFLFVFCRDLRLEDNTGLIYALKNSNQVIPCFIIDTEIINN comes from the coding sequence ATGTCAAAATATAATAAATTTCTATTTGTATTTTGTCGAGATTTAAGATTAGAAGACAATACAGGATTAATTTATGCATTAAAAAACTCTAATCAAGTTATTCCATGTTTTATTATAGATACGGAGATTATTAATAATTAA
- a CDS encoding precorrin-2 dehydrogenase/sirohydrochlorin ferrochelatase family protein — protein sequence MIVNLNLQGKVVIVIGGGNEALKRINSLLKEECQIIVISNTINNQIKNLIKNKKIKFKKQNVQDTSILSIHKPYMVITTTNDKKLNQKIINDAKSKKIIAYSSDNPELSDFSNPAIIDFENLIQIAIFTGGKSPAMAKKLRIESERVFKKLITKEEISQMKIQNIVREIAKNKIAKQNERKNYLNSIMSNKEIKQLIKEGQLKKAENQARSILRNWK from the coding sequence GTGATAGTTAATCTAAATCTTCAGGGCAAAGTAGTTATCGTCATCGGAGGAGGAAACGAAGCACTAAAACGAATTAATTCATTATTAAAAGAAGAGTGTCAGATCATAGTAATTAGCAATACGATAAACAATCAGATAAAAAACCTAATAAAAAATAAAAAAATTAAATTTAAAAAACAAAATGTCCAAGATACATCTATTCTTTCAATCCATAAACCATACATGGTAATCACAACAACAAATGATAAAAAACTAAATCAAAAAATAATTAATGATGCCAAAAGTAAAAAAATCATAGCATATAGTTCTGATAATCCAGAATTAAGTGATTTTTCGAATCCTGCAATTATAGATTTTGAAAATTTAATTCAAATTGCAATATTTACAGGTGGAAAAAGTCCAGCAATGGCTAAAAAATTGAGAATTGAATCAGAGAGAGTATTCAAGAAGTTAATTACAAAAGAAGAAATCAGTCAAATGAAAATTCAGAATATTGTAAGAGAAATTGCAAAAAATAAGATCGCCAAACAAAATGAAAGAAAAAACTACCTCAATAGCATAATGAGTAACAAAGAGATCAAACAGTTAATAAAAGAAGGTCAGCTGAAAAAAGCAGAAAATCAAGCTAGATCAATATTGAGGAACTGGAAATGA
- a CDS encoding YbgA family protein — protein MNKLNPYFNDKDCKISEKDISDYVIQRFEDVKSSNKFKNMLAFHTANKFMIMAHDQVELKKLGNIVASHRKIPFSELLQEYENHLKLAMDKKPTVRTHSNVIMHIFGYFLKHLDQNEKRTFLNNLDQFREGKKTIGQILLEISPITYRCDDTYLASQTYFLLYSDIEHRSIFQPTNIKEDE, from the coding sequence GTGAATAAACTAAATCCATACTTTAATGATAAAGATTGCAAAATATCTGAAAAAGACATATCAGATTATGTGATACAAAGATTTGAAGATGTAAAAAGTTCAAATAAATTCAAAAACATGTTAGCGTTTCACACTGCCAACAAATTCATGATAATGGCACATGATCAAGTAGAGTTAAAAAAATTAGGAAATATTGTTGCAAGTCATAGAAAAATACCATTTTCAGAATTATTACAAGAGTATGAGAATCATCTAAAACTCGCAATGGATAAAAAACCAACAGTAAGAACACATTCTAATGTAATCATGCATATTTTTGGTTATTTTTTAAAACATTTAGATCAAAATGAAAAAAGAACATTTTTGAATAATTTAGATCAATTTAGGGAGGGTAAAAAAACCATAGGTCAGATTCTCTTAGAGATAAGCCCTATTACTTATCGTTGTGATGATACATATCTTGCAAGTCAAACATATTTTTTGTTATATTCAGATATTGAACATAGATCAATATTTCAACCAACAAATATCAAAGAGGATGAATAA
- the hemB gene encoding porphobilinogen synthase → MSFPTRRLRRLRTSEKMRELIQETTLTPRDLICPVFVQEDLKSRIKVESMSEIERLPLEDINDEIGTISDLNIPSIMLFGIPTKKDDAGTSAFDDKGIVQKAISQIRENFGDKIVIMADVCLCQFTSTGHCGIIKGDKVDNDSSLETLAKIAVSQAKAGVDTVSPSAMMDGQVSAIRKALDEEGFKDVSIMSHSAKHRSSFYSPFRDAAECAPKFGDRKTYQVPFTNAREAMMEVEMDINEGVDIVMIKPALAYLDLIAETRRRFNVPVAAYSVSGEYALVKGASKQGWINEKDITEEILYSIKRAGADMIVTYFAKSAAKFLQKA, encoded by the coding sequence ATGTCATTTCCAACCAGACGACTTCGTAGATTAAGAACATCAGAAAAAATGCGAGAATTAATTCAGGAAACCACTTTAACACCAAGAGATCTAATTTGTCCAGTATTTGTTCAAGAAGACCTCAAATCTCGAATAAAAGTTGAATCAATGTCAGAAATTGAGAGATTACCTTTAGAAGACATCAATGACGAAATTGGAACAATCTCTGATCTAAACATCCCATCTATCATGCTGTTTGGAATTCCTACAAAGAAAGATGATGCAGGTACTTCGGCATTTGATGATAAAGGAATTGTTCAAAAGGCGATTTCTCAGATTAGAGAAAATTTTGGGGATAAAATAGTAATCATGGCAGATGTATGCTTATGTCAATTTACATCAACAGGTCATTGTGGAATAATCAAGGGAGATAAAGTAGATAACGACTCTAGTCTAGAAACACTAGCAAAAATTGCAGTCAGTCAAGCAAAAGCTGGTGTTGATACTGTTTCACCATCTGCAATGATGGACGGACAAGTATCTGCCATTAGAAAAGCATTAGACGAAGAAGGTTTCAAAGATGTGTCCATAATGTCGCATTCTGCAAAACACCGTTCATCATTTTATTCACCATTTAGAGATGCAGCAGAATGTGCACCAAAGTTTGGAGATAGAAAGACGTACCAAGTTCCATTTACAAATGCACGTGAAGCAATGATGGAAGTTGAAATGGACATCAACGAAGGAGTAGATATTGTAATGATTAAGCCAGCTTTAGCATATCTTGATTTGATAGCAGAAACTCGTAGAAGATTCAATGTTCCAGTTGCAGCATATAGTGTATCTGGAGAATATGCATTAGTTAAAGGCGCATCAAAACAAGGCTGGATAAATGAAAAAGACATTACAGAAGAGATACTTTATTCAATTAAACGAGCTGGTGCAGACATGATTGTAACATATTTTGCAAAATCTGCAGCAAAGTTTCTTCAAAAAGCATGA
- the hemA gene encoding glutamyl-tRNA reductase has product MNQNIINARITFRNAPIHILERFTIRDLENAYVHFKKHSGLEECVIIQTCNRIELFGKAKNYNIDKIKKTWASLTGLEEEAFEENIEVVENLEAIHHLLKLTSGLDSMVIGEEQILGQIKNSITSARNAKASGQHLNNLFDKAIRIGTRIRNSSGINRGGISVGSMAVKLAEENVDELKLKKILLIGTGEVSTLVAKSLARRGYDFVVTSRTMDRSQAFCETMGGKPVKFEDVLSGFENYDVLFVATTAPYFLVTQERIVKAMKIKKSGMMILDLSNPRTVDEKVATIGAVKLMNLDQIAEMVEKNMKSRLNKVKSVENIISEEVSVLEASMKRLDAEPLVKDVFKNIDSLRVKELQKALQMLNEKDEKKIKIIEELTKAVVESIVSTPMNNIRKASEQGEPDIIEMASKLFDYKKQKELD; this is encoded by the coding sequence ATGAACCAAAACATAATCAATGCAAGGATTACTTTTCGTAACGCACCTATTCATATTCTTGAAAGATTTACCATAAGGGACTTAGAAAATGCATATGTTCACTTCAAAAAACATTCAGGGTTAGAGGAATGTGTAATTATTCAAACATGTAATAGAATAGAACTGTTTGGTAAAGCAAAAAATTACAACATTGACAAAATTAAAAAAACATGGGCCTCATTAACTGGACTGGAAGAAGAAGCATTTGAAGAAAACATAGAAGTTGTTGAAAACCTGGAAGCTATTCATCACCTACTAAAACTCACATCAGGATTAGATTCAATGGTCATAGGAGAAGAGCAGATTCTAGGACAGATAAAAAACTCCATAACATCGGCTAGAAATGCAAAGGCGTCTGGTCAGCACCTAAATAATTTATTTGATAAAGCAATCAGAATAGGAACAAGAATTAGGAATTCCTCAGGAATTAATCGTGGAGGCATCTCAGTTGGATCAATGGCAGTAAAATTAGCTGAAGAAAACGTAGACGAGTTAAAACTAAAGAAAATTTTGCTAATTGGAACTGGCGAGGTATCAACGCTTGTTGCAAAATCACTTGCACGAAGAGGATATGATTTTGTTGTAACTAGCAGGACAATGGATAGATCCCAGGCATTTTGTGAAACCATGGGAGGAAAACCTGTAAAATTCGAAGATGTCTTATCTGGATTTGAAAATTATGATGTATTATTTGTCGCAACAACTGCTCCTTACTTTTTAGTTACTCAAGAAAGAATAGTAAAAGCAATGAAAATAAAGAAAAGTGGAATGATGATTCTAGATTTATCAAACCCTAGAACAGTTGATGAGAAAGTTGCAACTATAGGTGCAGTGAAATTAATGAATTTAGATCAAATTGCCGAGATGGTTGAAAAAAATATGAAATCACGATTAAACAAGGTAAAAAGTGTTGAAAATATAATTAGTGAGGAAGTATCTGTACTAGAGGCCTCAATGAAAAGATTAGATGCAGAACCATTGGTAAAAGATGTCTTCAAAAATATAGATTCTCTAAGAGTAAAAGAATTACAAAAAGCACTTCAAATGCTTAATGAAAAAGATGAGAAAAAAATCAAAATTATTGAAGAATTGACAAAGGCTGTAGTAGAAAGTATCGTATCAACACCTATGAATAATATCCGCAAGGCATCAGAACAAGGTGAGCCAGATATTATCGAAATGGCAAGTAAATTATTTGACTATAAAAAACAAAAAGAATTAGACTAG